Part of the Romeriopsis navalis LEGE 11480 genome, TCAGCATTGCTCAAATCACTGGGATACAAAGCCCGATGGGGCGCAGCAACATCCGGTAATCGACTCATCTAAAAATCCCGATTATTCAATGGTTCTAGGCTAGAAGAAGCCCAGGCTCAAACCAGGCATTTATTAGATTTTCTTTAGGAATCAGCTCTAAGAAAAGACTTTTCTGATTCTGGTGAAAACTCAATACCAGTATAAGTTTCAACTCTTTTCCATATCCTCATGCTTAGTGGAAAGAGACTAAAACGTAAGCAAAAAACTCGAAGTCAATAAAATTTTCCATAACCTAAAAACTTCGAGAATGACAAATAAACAGACACAGAAAAATCTAGAAGGAGGAATGAAATTAACAACCATTGAATCTTAATTCACTATCTGATTAAACGCTAAAGAATCTTCTTCCTAAAGCGTTAATTGTTCAAAAATATTATGGAGTTAAAAGTAACCCATGTCGATTCGAAATAAACACCTTTCGGCTAGTTTATTTGGTGTCCTTGCATCATCACTAAGCCTGGCAACCGTCTACACACCTTCAGCCTCAGCTACTGTTATTGGCCATGATAATCGTCAAACTCCTTCCTATAGCTGGATGAAATCTCGGCGTAAGCCTGTCGGTCAGTTGGAAATCCGCAAGGGAGATGGCCGTTACTATCGATGTTCTTTCACTGTAGTAGGCCCAAATATTGGCCTTACAAATGCACATTGTCTACTCGATTCAAAAGGACGTAAGCCGCTCCAGATCAAGGCTTATGCTGTGCGTCATGGTTCCAGAGTATACGCTAAGGCTAATGTAACGAACTACTGGACTCCGTTACGTCGATCTCCAGGGACAGTTAAAGAATATCGTAATGATTGGGCCATTGTCCGTCTTGGTAACAACATGAGTAAACGTACAGGTTGGTTTGGTAATGAAGGTTACTACAAGGGTGTACGAAAGGTTGGACAAACGGTTCGTGGTAAGTTAACACATCTCATTGGTTATTCCGGAGATTGGCCAACTGCTAAAAAAATTAAACCAGGTCAACGAAGAGGACAAACTCCTGGTGCACATTTCAACTGCCGCCTGGCAACTGTAAATAGCGGTTTGATTTTCCATAACTGCGACACGAATCCTGGTGCTTCGGGAAGTGGTGCACACAATTCTAAGTTAAGGCTTCAGGCTTTACATAATACAGGTGGATGGACACTGAAGGGTCGTCGATTGAATGGAGCTGTACCGCTAGAGCGCTTTATGCCAGCAATCAAAAAGCTGCGTCAGCATAAAGGCTCCCCATACGTGAGCATTCCTTATTTTCGTCCTTAAACCTGGTTTGGCCATCGGATATCCTGCAACATCAGATATTACGTATATCAGGTGGCCAAACAGTGACATCAATTTCGCTCAATCCGTAGTCAATTAATTCATGGATACCTTAACTATGCGCAAACAACTCATTTTTGTCGGAATCATTTCTGCTCTCACCACGGTTACAGCAGCAACTGTAGGATTATCAATGCAATCAAATGTCCAAGCACATGACAGTAGCTGCTATATGAAATCTCAAGATGGTAAATTGACCGATCTATCAAGCATTTGTGGTAAATCATCGAATGCAGCCCAAAGTGAGGAACTTGATCCAGATACACCCATCACAATTAAGTTGCCAAGTAGCGATAAACCCTCGGCACTGTGGAATACGGTCCCTGACTTGCCCAATGCTCCCCAACAAGGGGAAACCTATCTCCAAGATGAACCTACTCAAGCTCAGAGGGTAGACGCTACAAGTGGTCAGTCAGCACAGTAATGAAAACTTAATCAGTAATGGTTAAGTCAATTG contains:
- a CDS encoding trypsin-like serine peptidase, whose amino-acid sequence is MSIRNKHLSASLFGVLASSLSLATVYTPSASATVIGHDNRQTPSYSWMKSRRKPVGQLEIRKGDGRYYRCSFTVVGPNIGLTNAHCLLDSKGRKPLQIKAYAVRHGSRVYAKANVTNYWTPLRRSPGTVKEYRNDWAIVRLGNNMSKRTGWFGNEGYYKGVRKVGQTVRGKLTHLIGYSGDWPTAKKIKPGQRRGQTPGAHFNCRLATVNSGLIFHNCDTNPGASGSGAHNSKLRLQALHNTGGWTLKGRRLNGAVPLERFMPAIKKLRQHKGSPYVSIPYFRP